The sequence below is a genomic window from Fusobacterium varium.
AGAATATAAAAAGAAAAAAGCTGAGCAAATTAAATTTACTCAGCTAAAATTATTTTTTATACTAATAAGCTATATTGTATAGTTTTTCTATATCTTCCAATGTTACATCTTTTGGATTTCCACCTGTACATACATCTGCTAACGCATCTTTTGATAGTTTTGGTAATCCTGATTCTGGGATGTTTATCTCTCTTAATGTTTGTGGGATATGAACATCTTTTGATAGTTGTCTTACTGCTTCTACTGCTGCCTTAGCTGCTTCCTCTTTTGTCATTCCTGTTGTATCTACTCCCATAGCTCTTGCTATATCTCCATATTTAT
It includes:
- a CDS encoding iron-containing alcohol dehydrogenase, with the translated sequence KYGDIARAMGVDTTGMTKEEAAKAAVEAVRQLSKDVHIPQTLREINIPESGLPKLSKDALADVCTGGNPKDVTLEDIEKLYNIAY